A window of Rhodococcus sp. SGAir0479 contains these coding sequences:
- a CDS encoding ABC transporter substrate-binding protein, whose product MSALTVGACSSSGASEPSDTAGNPQASVTLRIGDQVKGTQSLLEAAGALDDLDYRIEWSTFEAGPPLLEALGANKIDAGSTGDVPPVFAQANGNSGRIVAVQARTGANDFLLVPANSTASSIADLKGKRIAVTQGSSSHGLVLGLLEQAGLPVSDFQFQFLGPADALSAFTAGQVDAWAVWNPYSTIGQNTAGAKVIADGSEVTTGQTYFSAASDALADPAKSAALADFFGRLSRAQVWADTHPEAWVPIFAKLTKLPEDVAQASFDTSKGHYVPIDGDRIAKQQKLIDLFAAGGLLKQAPVAADWFDARFNDRIEAGTK is encoded by the coding sequence GTGTCTGCGCTGACGGTCGGTGCCTGCAGCAGTTCCGGCGCGTCGGAACCGTCCGACACCGCCGGCAACCCGCAGGCCAGCGTCACGCTGCGCATCGGGGACCAGGTGAAGGGCACCCAGTCGCTGTTGGAGGCGGCCGGCGCGCTCGACGACCTCGACTACCGGATCGAGTGGTCCACGTTCGAGGCCGGCCCGCCGTTGCTGGAAGCACTGGGCGCCAACAAGATCGATGCCGGCAGCACCGGCGACGTGCCGCCCGTGTTCGCCCAGGCCAACGGCAATTCCGGGCGTATCGTCGCGGTCCAGGCGCGGACCGGTGCCAACGACTTCCTCCTGGTGCCCGCGAACTCGACGGCGTCGTCCATCGCCGATCTGAAGGGCAAGAGGATCGCGGTGACACAGGGTTCGAGCTCGCACGGACTGGTGCTGGGACTGCTCGAACAGGCCGGGCTTCCCGTCTCGGACTTCCAGTTCCAGTTCCTCGGTCCCGCGGACGCCCTGAGTGCGTTCACGGCCGGCCAGGTCGACGCGTGGGCGGTCTGGAATCCGTACTCGACCATCGGGCAGAACACCGCCGGCGCCAAGGTGATCGCCGACGGCAGCGAGGTCACCACCGGGCAGACGTACTTCTCCGCCGCGTCGGACGCACTGGCCGATCCGGCGAAGTCGGCGGCCCTGGCCGACTTCTTCGGACGGTTGTCGCGCGCCCAGGTGTGGGCGGACACGCACCCCGAGGCGTGGGTGCCGATCTTCGCGAAGCTGACCAAGCTGCCCGAGGACGTCGCGCAGGCATCCTTCGACACGTCCAAGGGGCACTATGTGCCCATCGACGGCGACCGCATCGCGAAGCAGCAGAAGCTGATCGACCTGTTCGCCGCCGGGGGACTGCTGAAGCAGGCCCCGGTGGCGGCCGACTGGTTCGACGCCAGGTTCAACGACCGGATCGAGGCGGGGACGAAATGA